One Pan paniscus chromosome 16, NHGRI_mPanPan1-v2.0_pri, whole genome shotgun sequence DNA segment encodes these proteins:
- the LOC117978228 gene encoding putative synaptogyrin-2 like protein, with amino-acid sequence MLGGDGDVESGAYGVAEAGGSFDLRPFLTQPQVVARALCLAAASGPWRPAGPAFSVPGPAFPPSTVFASIVFSCIYGEGYSNTHKSQQMYCVFNHNEDACRYGSAIGVLAFLASAFFLVVDAYFPRLSNATDRKYKDLVVGDLLFSALWTFLWFVGFCFLTNQWAVTDPEDVLVGADSARAAITFSFFSIFSWAVLASLTYQRYKAGVDDFIQNYVDPTPDPNTAYASYPGASVDNYQQPPFTQNAETTEGYQPPPVY; translated from the exons ATGCTGGGCGGCGACGGCGACGTGGAGAGCGGGGCCTACGGcgtggccgaggcgggcggctcCTTCGACCTGCGGCCCTTCCTCACGCAGCCGCAGGTGGTGGCGCGCGCCCTGTGCTTG GCGGCCGCGTCCGGGCCCTGGCGGCCAGCGGGGCCGGCATTTAGCGTCCCGGGCCCCGCCTTCCCGCCCTCCACAGTCTTCGCCTCGATCGTGTTCTCCTGCATCTATGGCGAGGGCTACAGCAACACCCATAAGTCTCAGCAGATGTACTGCGTGTTCAACCACAACGAGGACGCCTGCCGCTATGGCAGTGCCATCGGGGTGCTGGCCTTCCTGGCCTCGGCCTTCTTCTTGGTGGTCGACGCGTATTTCCCCCGGCTCAGCAACGCCACTGACCGCAAGTACAAGGACCTCGTCGTTGGTGACCTGCTCTTTTCAGCTCTCTGGACCTTCCTGTGGTTTGTTGGTTTCTGCTTCCTCACCAACCAGTGGGCGGTCACCGACCCGGAGGACGTGCTGGTGGGGGCCGACTCTGCGAGGGCAGCCATCACCTTCAGCTTCTTTTCCATCTTCTCCTGGGCTGTGCTGGCCTCCCTGACCTACCAGCGCTACAAGGCTGGCGTGGACGACTTCATCCAGAACTACGTCGACCCCACTCCGGACCCCAACACTGCCTACGCCTCCTACCCAGGTGCATCTGTGGACAACTACCAACAGCCACCCTTCACCCAGAATGCGGAGACCACCGAGGGCTACCAGCCGCCCCCTGTGTACTGA